The following coding sequences lie in one Pseudomonas sp. B33.4 genomic window:
- a CDS encoding LysR family transcriptional regulator has protein sequence MRRKIPSTTALISFEAAARHESFTRAAEELSLTQGAICRQIASLEEFLSVELFRRSRRGVKLTEAGLSYSRRVATQLDAVERDTLSVMGQQGTNVIELAVVPTFGTQWLLPRLKDFQLKHPEVTVNLTNRTRPFLFADTEFDAAIYFGDADWSGTESHRLMGENPMPVCSPALLGNKTHLTAEAIAELPLLQQTTRPYAWRQWFNSQHLNIPRDMTGPRYELFSMLAQAAMHDMGIALIPPFLIQRELAEKRLVIANPQALSSIKAYYLMIPERKVESASLKAFRDWLVIQAQSYSLEG, from the coding sequence ATGCGCAGGAAGATCCCCAGTACAACCGCCCTGATCAGCTTCGAAGCTGCCGCTCGCCACGAGAGCTTTACCCGGGCCGCTGAAGAACTTTCCCTCACTCAAGGCGCCATTTGCCGACAGATCGCCAGCCTTGAAGAGTTCCTCAGTGTGGAACTGTTCCGACGCTCGCGACGCGGGGTAAAACTGACCGAGGCGGGACTTTCCTACAGTCGCCGTGTCGCCACGCAACTGGATGCAGTCGAACGCGACACCTTGTCGGTGATGGGCCAGCAAGGCACCAACGTGATCGAACTGGCGGTGGTGCCGACCTTCGGCACGCAATGGCTGCTACCGCGGCTCAAGGATTTCCAGCTCAAACACCCGGAAGTCACGGTCAACCTGACCAACCGCACCCGGCCCTTTCTGTTTGCCGATACCGAATTCGATGCCGCGATCTACTTTGGCGATGCCGACTGGTCGGGTACCGAATCCCACAGGCTGATGGGCGAAAATCCGATGCCGGTGTGCAGCCCCGCCCTACTCGGTAACAAGACACATCTGACAGCCGAGGCAATCGCCGAGCTACCGTTGTTGCAGCAGACCACCCGCCCTTATGCCTGGCGTCAATGGTTCAACTCACAACACCTGAACATCCCCCGCGACATGACAGGCCCGCGCTACGAGCTATTCTCCATGCTCGCCCAAGCCGCCATGCACGACATGGGCATCGCGCTGATTCCACCGTTCTTGATTCAGCGTGAATTGGCAGAGAAGCGCCTGGTGATTGCCAACCCGCAGGCACTCTCCAGCATCAAGGCCTATTACCTGATGATTCCCGAACGAAAGGTCGAATCAGCGTCATTAAAGGCTTTTCGTGACTGGCTGGTAATCCAGGCGCAGAGCTACAGCCTAGAAGGATAA
- a CDS encoding DUF2388 domain-containing protein: MRSPLIAAALGLFLLADVAQAHTLVATSNIIVRASQRTIDFTSDTTTSIRDSKIIREAHDDAASFVATNGDIRGAHLEAALNTLRTRVPEARDASDQVLAEAILAL; encoded by the coding sequence ATGCGTAGCCCGCTGATTGCTGCCGCCCTTGGCCTGTTTTTGTTGGCCGATGTGGCCCAGGCGCACACCCTGGTAGCCACCAGTAACATCATCGTTCGTGCCTCCCAGCGCACCATCGATTTCACTTCCGATACCACCACGTCGATTCGCGACTCGAAAATCATCCGCGAAGCGCACGATGACGCCGCCAGTTTCGTCGCCACAAACGGCGATATCCGCGGCGCGCATCTGGAAGCAGCGCTGAACACCCTGCGCACTCGTGTGCCGGAAGCGCGTGACGCCAGCGATCAGGTACTCGCCGAAGCCATCCTCGCACTGTGA
- a CDS encoding DUF2388 domain-containing protein, with product MSRLRLLSAAAMLAVAANASATSFIVTTDAVVGALKSSSDATSDVTSSFRDDKIVLAARDDAASFVASEGEIRGVKLESALDHIRHQAPQLNATDAQLAQAILTI from the coding sequence ATGTCCCGTCTTCGTCTGCTCAGTGCCGCCGCCATGCTGGCCGTGGCTGCCAACGCCAGCGCCACCAGCTTTATCGTCACCACCGACGCCGTTGTCGGTGCACTGAAGTCCTCGTCCGACGCGACTTCCGACGTCACCTCGTCCTTCCGTGACGACAAAATCGTTCTGGCTGCCCGTGACGACGCCGCCAGCTTCGTCGCCAGCGAAGGCGAGATCCGTGGGGTGAAACTGGAAAGCGCGCTGGATCATATCCGTCACCAGGCGCCACAACTGAATGCGACCGACGCACAGCTGGCCCAAGCCATACTGACGATCTAA
- a CDS encoding DUF2388 domain-containing protein, with translation MRFLSNLLIPSVLFSTCWATPVNAFDAFNASTQGTVVSGYATSMVSSAPFDRKLVLAARDDAAAFVASDGEWRGARLESALHYLRKTRPKLHVSDLELAEAILVQ, from the coding sequence ATGCGCTTTCTTTCAAATCTACTGATCCCCTCTGTATTGTTCAGCACCTGCTGGGCGACGCCAGTCAATGCCTTTGATGCCTTCAATGCGTCGACACAAGGCACCGTCGTCAGTGGTTACGCCACCAGCATGGTGTCTTCCGCACCTTTCGACCGTAAACTAGTGCTCGCGGCCCGCGATGATGCGGCTGCGTTTGTTGCCAGTGACGGTGAATGGCGAGGTGCCCGTCTGGAATCCGCGCTGCATTACTTGCGCAAAACCCGGCCGAAACTTCATGTCAGTGACCTTGAACTGGCAGAGGCAATTCTCGTCCAATAG
- a CDS encoding DUF1127 domain-containing protein — MNDLQDVSEILSLPASRPNALQRLFHSLWGSLERARTRRLLSQLDNRDLADLGLSHADRVNELDKPFWR; from the coding sequence ATGAATGACTTACAGGATGTTTCAGAAATTTTAAGCTTACCGGCTTCTCGCCCCAACGCTCTGCAACGCTTGTTTCACAGCCTCTGGGGCAGCCTGGAGCGCGCCAGAACGCGGCGCCTGCTATCTCAACTCGATAATCGTGATCTCGCTGATCTTGGTCTCAGCCACGCCGACCGCGTGAACGAACTGGATAAACCCTTCTGGCGCTAG
- a CDS encoding DUF1127 domain-containing protein, with amino-acid sequence MERTLSSELFFEDKAVNTQASLPLRVIANLMLWQRRISSRHQLARLDSRLLADAGISEAQRYEELSKPFWR; translated from the coding sequence ATGGAACGTACACTCAGTTCCGAACTGTTCTTCGAAGACAAAGCTGTAAACACCCAGGCTTCCCTGCCTCTGCGCGTTATCGCCAACCTGATGTTGTGGCAGCGCCGCATCTCCAGCCGCCACCAATTGGCCCGTCTGGATTCGCGTCTGCTGGCTGACGCCGGTATCAGCGAAGCACAACGCTACGAAGAGCTGAGCAAGCCGTTCTGGCGCTAA
- a CDS encoding NAD(P) transhydrogenase subunit alpha: MEELISPGIYNLIIFVLAIYVGYHVVWNVTPALHTPLMAVTNAISAIVIVGAMLAAALTVTPLGKTMGTLAVALAAVNVFGGFLVTRRMLEMFKKKAPKVKEEAPK, encoded by the coding sequence ATGGAAGAGCTTATTTCCCCCGGTATCTACAACCTGATCATCTTCGTGCTGGCGATTTATGTCGGTTACCACGTGGTCTGGAACGTTACACCTGCGCTGCACACGCCATTGATGGCAGTGACCAACGCCATTTCGGCGATCGTGATCGTCGGCGCCATGCTGGCGGCCGCACTGACCGTCACGCCGCTGGGCAAAACCATGGGCACCCTCGCCGTGGCATTGGCTGCGGTCAACGTGTTCGGTGGCTTCCTGGTCACCCGCCGCATGCTTGAGATGTTCAAGAAGAAAGCCCCGAAAGTAAAAGAAGAGGCGCCGAAGTAA
- a CDS encoding DUF4105 domain-containing protein, with translation MKSIGAWLLAGALLLLGNSAHAGLQLRLKTDGLSPTQQQASQALIDEAMQKLPPSFIERLDRRIDVGWTDDMPGNAYGQATLVSELDLNRKLLAGLTDGSAAKEKTNRPHGTVRQELLATVLHEITHIYDRARLWPDAERTLIQRCTRRFNSAGLIGIPDECRGQNGRRFTLSDDPRLLDLAGWQQYVGRRGEREQHNRQIARSPDLYEISSPKEFVAVNMEYFLLDPSYACRRPALYRYYQQHFGWAPSAKDSCSKTFAFLNAGNDFAKQPLGQVDPERVYAVDYLLAEANQNWVSRWGHSMLRLVICAPGRPRGPDCRLDLDQHLVLSYRAFVGDVQLSSWDGLVGKYPSRLFVLPLAQVIDEYTKTELRSLASVPLNLSRDEIEGVVEHAAEMHWSYDGNYFFLSNNCAVEGLKLLRSGSNNTQFVGLDSIMPNGLLEVMKGRGLADTSVLDDPKEALRLGYRFDSFRDRYQAMFDVLKKQLPIKQNTVEEWLSLTAEERREWFERADLRTSAALLLLEQASYRRQLLLAQDEVKQRYLGARELENGGMDKANATLQEILANSGFLSRPAELLDSRGYGLPQPSEFKRLEDESSQRQKKLLVLSGDLDAEVRKLLEPKRAAEIAASEENVKQIGAHLRKLHKASGGLELP, from the coding sequence GTGAAGTCAATCGGCGCCTGGCTGCTGGCCGGGGCGTTGTTGCTACTTGGCAACAGCGCCCACGCCGGCCTGCAATTGCGGCTCAAGACCGACGGTCTGAGCCCCACCCAACAACAGGCCAGCCAGGCGCTGATCGATGAGGCGATGCAAAAGCTGCCGCCGAGTTTTATCGAGCGGCTGGACCGGCGCATTGATGTCGGCTGGACCGATGACATGCCCGGCAATGCCTATGGCCAGGCCACGCTGGTTTCCGAGCTCGATCTGAATCGCAAACTGCTCGCGGGCCTCACCGATGGCAGCGCGGCCAAAGAAAAAACCAATCGCCCCCACGGCACTGTGCGCCAGGAACTGCTCGCCACGGTGCTGCATGAGATCACCCACATTTACGACCGTGCGCGCTTGTGGCCGGACGCCGAGCGCACGCTGATCCAGCGCTGCACCCGACGATTCAACAGCGCCGGGCTGATCGGCATTCCCGACGAATGCCGTGGCCAGAATGGCCGGCGCTTCACCCTCAGCGATGATCCGCGCCTGCTCGACCTCGCTGGTTGGCAGCAATACGTCGGTCGTCGCGGTGAGCGCGAACAACACAATCGGCAGATCGCCCGCAGCCCGGACCTGTACGAAATCTCCAGTCCCAAGGAGTTCGTCGCGGTCAACATGGAGTATTTCCTCCTCGACCCGAGTTATGCCTGCCGCCGTCCTGCGTTGTACCGCTATTACCAGCAACACTTCGGCTGGGCGCCATCGGCCAAAGACTCTTGCAGCAAGACCTTCGCGTTTCTCAATGCCGGTAACGACTTTGCCAAGCAACCGTTAGGGCAAGTCGACCCGGAACGGGTCTATGCAGTCGACTACCTGCTGGCCGAGGCCAATCAGAACTGGGTCAGCCGCTGGGGCCACAGCATGTTGCGTCTGGTGATCTGCGCGCCGGGCCGCCCACGTGGCCCGGATTGCCGGCTCGATCTGGACCAGCATCTGGTGTTGTCCTACCGCGCCTTTGTCGGTGATGTGCAGCTGTCGAGCTGGGACGGACTGGTCGGCAAATACCCATCGCGCCTGTTCGTGTTGCCGCTGGCGCAGGTCATCGACGAATACACCAAGACCGAACTGCGCAGCCTCGCCTCCGTGCCACTGAACCTGTCCCGCGACGAGATCGAAGGCGTGGTCGAACACGCTGCCGAAATGCACTGGAGCTATGACGGCAACTACTTCTTCCTGTCCAACAACTGCGCGGTAGAAGGCCTGAAGCTATTGCGCAGCGGCAGCAACAACACGCAGTTCGTGGGCCTGGACAGCATCATGCCCAACGGCTTGCTGGAAGTGATGAAGGGCCGTGGTCTGGCGGACACCAGTGTGCTGGATGATCCGAAAGAAGCGTTGCGTCTGGGCTATCGCTTCGACTCGTTCCGCGATCGCTATCAGGCGATGTTCGATGTGCTGAAAAAGCAATTACCGATCAAGCAGAACACCGTCGAGGAATGGCTTTCGCTGACAGCCGAAGAACGCCGTGAGTGGTTCGAACGTGCAGATCTGCGCACCAGTGCCGCGCTGCTGTTGCTGGAGCAAGCCAGCTATCGCCGCCAATTGCTGCTGGCGCAGGACGAGGTCAAGCAGCGTTACCTCGGCGCTCGCGAGCTGGAAAACGGCGGCATGGACAAGGCCAACGCGACCTTGCAGGAAATTCTCGCCAACAGCGGGTTCCTCAGTCGCCCGGCGGAACTGCTCGATAGCCGTGGTTATGGATTGCCGCAACCGAGCGAGTTCAAGCGACTGGAAGACGAAAGCAGCCAACGACAGAAAAAGCTATTGGTGCTTTCCGGCGATCTGGACGCAGAAGTACGCAAGTTGCTGGAACCCAAGCGTGCTGCGGAGATTGCCGCCAGCGAGGAGAACGTGAAGCAGATTGGCGCGCATCTGCGCAAACTGCACAAGGCCTCCGGCGGACTGGAGCTGCCCTGA
- a CDS encoding acetyl-CoA hydrolase/transferase family protein: MYRDRIRLPSLLDKVMSAADAAALIEDGMTVGMSGFTRAGEAKAVPHALAERAKVTPLKISLMTGASLGNDLDKQLTEAGVLSRRMPFQVDSTLRKAINAGQVMFIDQHLSETVEQLRNQQLKLPDIAVIEAVAITEQGHIVPTTSVGNSASFAIFAKQVIVEINLAHNANLEGLHDIYIPTYRPTRTPIPLVKVDDRIGSTAIPIPPEKIVAIVITQQADSPSTVSSPDVDTNAIADHLITFFKQEVDAGRMTNKLGPLQAGIGNIANAVMCGLIDSPFEDLTMYSEVLQDSTFDLIDAGKLSFASGSSITLSERRNSDVFGNLEKYKDKLVLRPQEISNHPEVVRRLGIIGINTALEFDIYGNVNSTHVCGTRMMNGIGGSGDFARNAHLAVFVTKSIAKGGAISSVVPMVSHVDHTEHDVDILVTEVGLADLRGLAPRERARVIIDNCVHPDFRQALNDYFTAACAIGGHTPHILREALSWHMNLEETGRMLAV, encoded by the coding sequence ATGTACCGTGACCGTATTCGCCTGCCTTCGTTGTTGGATAAAGTGATGAGCGCCGCCGACGCAGCCGCTCTGATTGAGGACGGGATGACCGTCGGCATGAGCGGTTTCACCCGTGCCGGCGAAGCCAAAGCCGTCCCTCACGCACTGGCCGAGCGGGCCAAGGTCACGCCGCTGAAGATCAGCCTGATGACTGGCGCCAGCCTGGGCAACGACCTCGACAAGCAATTGACCGAAGCCGGCGTATTGTCGCGACGCATGCCATTCCAGGTCGACAGCACCCTGCGCAAGGCGATCAACGCCGGCCAAGTGATGTTCATCGACCAGCATCTGTCGGAAACCGTCGAGCAACTGCGCAACCAGCAACTGAAGCTGCCGGACATCGCGGTCATCGAAGCCGTGGCCATCACCGAGCAGGGCCACATCGTGCCGACCACTTCGGTGGGCAACTCGGCGAGCTTCGCGATTTTCGCCAAACAGGTGATCGTCGAGATCAACCTGGCGCACAACGCCAACCTCGAAGGCCTGCATGACATCTATATCCCGACGTATCGCCCGACGCGCACGCCGATCCCGCTGGTAAAAGTTGACGACCGCATCGGTAGCACGGCGATTCCGATACCGCCGGAGAAGATTGTCGCCATCGTCATCACCCAGCAGGCGGATTCGCCGTCCACCGTGTCGTCGCCGGACGTCGACACCAACGCCATCGCCGATCACCTGATCACCTTCTTCAAGCAGGAAGTCGACGCCGGGCGCATGACCAACAAGCTCGGCCCGTTGCAGGCCGGCATCGGCAACATTGCCAACGCGGTGATGTGCGGCCTGATTGATTCGCCGTTCGAAGACCTGACCATGTACTCCGAAGTGCTGCAGGATTCGACCTTCGACCTGATCGATGCCGGCAAGCTGAGCTTCGCTTCGGGCAGCTCGATCACCCTGTCGGAGCGCCGCAACAGCGACGTGTTCGGTAACCTGGAGAAGTACAAGGACAAACTGGTACTGCGTCCGCAGGAGATCTCCAACCACCCGGAAGTGGTCCGTCGCTTGGGCATCATCGGCATCAACACGGCGCTGGAGTTCGACATCTACGGCAACGTCAATTCCACCCACGTTTGCGGTACGCGGATGATGAATGGCATCGGCGGTTCCGGCGACTTCGCGCGCAACGCGCATCTGGCGGTGTTTGTGACCAAGTCGATCGCCAAGGGTGGCGCGATTTCCAGCGTAGTACCGATGGTCAGCCACGTTGACCACACCGAGCACGACGTCGACATTCTGGTGACCGAAGTGGGTCTGGCCGATTTACGCGGCCTGGCGCCACGGGAGCGTGCGCGGGTCATCATCGATAACTGCGTGCACCCGGACTTCCGTCAGGCACTGAACGATTACTTCACGGCGGCCTGTGCAATCGGTGGTCATACCCCGCACATCCTGCGGGAAGCCTTGAGCTGGCACATGAATCTGGAAGAAACCGGGCGCATGCTCGCGGTCTGA
- a CDS encoding Re/Si-specific NAD(P)(+) transhydrogenase subunit alpha — protein MHIGVPLETQTGETRVAATPETIKKLISQGHKVTVQTGAGVKASVVDSAYEAAGATIGSANDAFGAELILKVVAPSDTELALIKRGTVLVGMLNPFNNETIAKMAECGITAFALEAAPRTSRAQSLDVLSSQANIAGYKAVLLAAHHYPRFMPMLMTAAGTVKAARVLILGAGVAGLQAIATAKRLGAVIEASDVRPAVKEQIESLGAKFVDVPYETDEERECAVGVGGYARPMPASWMQRQAQAVHERAKQADIVITTALIPGRKAPTLLSADTVAQMKPGSVVIDLAAAQGGNCPLTVADQVVIENGVTICGPTNLAGEVAADASALYARNLLDFLKLVFTKEGQFDVNLEDDIVAACLMCRDGQVIRKNA, from the coding sequence GTGCACATTGGTGTTCCTCTCGAAACCCAGACCGGTGAAACAAGGGTTGCTGCAACCCCGGAAACCATTAAAAAGCTGATCAGCCAAGGTCATAAGGTCACAGTGCAAACCGGCGCCGGCGTAAAAGCCAGTGTGGTCGACAGTGCCTATGAAGCGGCAGGCGCAACCATTGGCAGTGCCAATGACGCGTTTGGCGCCGAGCTGATTCTCAAAGTGGTCGCCCCGAGCGATACCGAACTGGCGCTGATCAAGCGCGGTACGGTGCTGGTCGGCATGCTCAACCCGTTCAACAACGAAACGATCGCGAAGATGGCCGAGTGCGGCATTACCGCGTTCGCCCTCGAAGCGGCGCCGCGCACCTCGCGCGCGCAGAGTCTCGATGTGTTGTCGTCGCAGGCGAACATTGCCGGCTATAAGGCTGTGTTGCTGGCCGCTCACCACTATCCGCGCTTCATGCCGATGCTGATGACGGCAGCGGGCACCGTGAAAGCGGCGCGCGTGCTGATTCTTGGCGCCGGCGTTGCCGGGTTACAGGCGATTGCCACGGCGAAACGTCTGGGTGCGGTGATCGAAGCGTCTGACGTGCGTCCGGCAGTAAAAGAGCAGATCGAATCCCTCGGCGCCAAGTTCGTCGACGTGCCTTACGAGACCGATGAAGAGCGTGAATGCGCCGTTGGTGTCGGCGGTTACGCCCGGCCTATGCCGGCGAGCTGGATGCAGCGGCAGGCACAGGCCGTGCACGAGCGCGCCAAGCAGGCTGACATCGTCATCACTACTGCGCTGATTCCGGGCCGCAAGGCACCGACGCTGTTGAGCGCGGACACCGTGGCGCAGATGAAACCGGGCTCGGTGGTCATCGACCTCGCCGCGGCTCAGGGTGGAAACTGCCCGCTGACCGTGGCTGATCAAGTCGTGATCGAGAATGGCGTGACCATTTGCGGCCCGACCAATCTGGCCGGTGAAGTCGCTGCAGACGCCTCGGCACTGTACGCCCGCAACCTGCTGGACTTCCTCAAGCTGGTCTTCACCAAAGAAGGCCAGTTCGACGTCAACCTCGAAGACGACATCGTCGCCGCGTGCCTGATGTGCCGCGACGGCCAAGTCATCCGCAAAAACGCCTAA
- a CDS encoding NAD(P)(+) transhydrogenase (Re/Si-specific) subunit beta: MSMNLVTTLYLIASICFIQALKGLSHPTTSRRGNLFGMLGMALAILTTVGLIYKLGAELATAGIGYVIVGLLVGGTAGSIMAKRVEMTKMPELVAFMHSMIGLAAVFIAIAAVVEPQSLGIVKQLGDSIPTGNRLELFLGAAIGAITFSGSVIAFGKLSGKYKFRLFQGAPVQFAGQHKLNAVLGLATLALGLTFMFTGNLTAFALMLALAFVMGVLIIIPIGGADMPVVVSMLNSYSGWAAAGIGFSLNNSMLIIAGSLVGSSGAILSYIMCKAMNRSFFNVLLGGFGNTADAGPAGAKEARPVKSGSADDATFLLTNADTVIIVPGYGLAVARAQHALKELTEKLTHRGVTVKYAIHPVAGRMPGHMNVLLAEAEVPYDQVFEMEDINSEFGQADVVLVLGANDVVNPAAKNDPKSPIAGMPILEAFKAKTIIVNKRSMASGYAGLDNELFYLDKTMMVFGDAKKVIEDMVKAVE, from the coding sequence ATGAGCATGAATCTCGTCACGACGCTCTACCTGATCGCGTCGATCTGCTTTATCCAGGCCCTCAAAGGCCTGTCGCACCCGACCACTTCGCGGCGCGGCAACCTGTTCGGCATGCTCGGCATGGCGCTAGCCATCCTGACCACCGTCGGCCTCATCTATAAGCTCGGGGCTGAGCTCGCCACTGCCGGTATCGGTTACGTCATCGTTGGTCTGCTGGTCGGTGGCACGGCCGGTTCGATCATGGCCAAGCGCGTTGAAATGACCAAGATGCCGGAACTGGTCGCCTTCATGCACAGCATGATCGGCCTCGCAGCAGTGTTCATCGCTATCGCTGCGGTGGTTGAGCCGCAATCGCTGGGCATCGTCAAACAACTGGGCGACTCGATCCCGACGGGCAACCGTCTGGAGCTGTTCCTTGGTGCCGCTATCGGTGCAATCACCTTCTCTGGTTCGGTAATCGCCTTCGGCAAGCTGTCGGGCAAGTACAAGTTCCGTCTGTTCCAGGGCGCACCGGTACAGTTCGCCGGTCAGCACAAACTGAACGCTGTGCTGGGGCTGGCGACGCTGGCACTCGGCCTGACCTTCATGTTCACCGGCAACCTCACCGCGTTCGCGCTGATGCTGGCGCTGGCGTTCGTGATGGGCGTGCTGATCATTATCCCGATCGGCGGCGCGGACATGCCGGTGGTGGTGTCGATGCTCAACAGCTATTCCGGCTGGGCGGCGGCCGGTATTGGCTTCTCACTGAACAACTCGATGCTGATCATTGCCGGCTCCCTGGTGGGTTCGAGCGGTGCAATCCTCTCGTACATCATGTGCAAGGCGATGAACCGTTCCTTCTTTAATGTACTGCTCGGCGGTTTCGGCAACACGGCCGATGCAGGCCCTGCCGGTGCGAAAGAAGCCCGTCCGGTTAAATCCGGTTCGGCTGACGACGCGACCTTCCTGCTGACCAACGCCGACACCGTGATCATCGTCCCGGGTTATGGCTTGGCGGTCGCGCGTGCACAACATGCGCTGAAAGAGCTGACCGAGAAGCTGACCCACCGAGGCGTGACCGTGAAGTACGCGATCCACCCGGTGGCCGGCCGTATGCCGGGGCACATGAACGTTCTGCTCGCCGAGGCCGAAGTGCCTTACGACCAAGTGTTCGAGATGGAAGACATCAACTCCGAGTTCGGCCAGGCCGACGTGGTGCTGGTGCTCGGTGCGAACGACGTGGTCAACCCGGCCGCGAAGAACGATCCGAAGTCGCCGATTGCCGGCATGCCGATTCTCGAAGCGTTCAAGGCCAAGACCATCATCGTCAACAAGCGCTCGATGGCCAGCGGCTACGCCGGTCTGGACAACGAACTGTTCTACCTGGACAAGACCATGATGGTTTTCGGCGACGCGAAGAAAGTCATCGAAGACATGGTCAAAGCGGTCGAGTAA
- a CDS encoding acyl-CoA dehydrogenase, which yields MGGKASFNWIDPLLLDQQLTEEERMIRDTAEQFAQQSLAPRVLEAFRHEKTDPAIFREMGEVGLLGATIPEQYGGSGLNYVSYGLIAREVERVDSGYRSMMSVQSSLVMVPINEFGTEAQKQKYLPKLASGEWIGCFGLTEPNHGSDPGAMITRARKVDGGYSLTGAKMWITNSPIADVFVVWAKDDAGDIRGFVLEKGWKGLSAPAIHGKVGLRASITGEIVMDNVFVPEENIFPDVRGLKGPFTCLNSARYGISWGALGAAEFCWHTARQYTLDRQQFGRPLAATQLIQKKLADMQTEITLALQGCLRLGRMKDEGTAAVEITSIMKRNSCGKSLDIARMARDMLGGNGISDEFGVARHLVNLEVVNTYEGTHDVHALILGRAQTGLQAFY from the coding sequence ATGGGCGGTAAAGCTAGCTTCAACTGGATCGATCCCCTGCTGCTGGATCAACAGCTCACCGAAGAAGAGCGCATGATCCGCGACACCGCCGAGCAGTTTGCTCAACAGAGCCTCGCACCGCGTGTCCTCGAAGCTTTCCGTCATGAGAAGACTGACCCGGCGATCTTCCGCGAGATGGGCGAAGTCGGCCTGTTGGGTGCGACGATTCCTGAGCAGTACGGTGGCAGTGGCCTCAACTATGTCAGCTATGGTCTGATTGCCCGTGAAGTCGAGCGGGTCGATTCCGGCTACCGCTCGATGATGAGCGTGCAGTCGTCGCTGGTAATGGTGCCGATCAACGAATTCGGCACCGAAGCACAGAAGCAGAAATACCTGCCGAAACTGGCTTCCGGCGAGTGGATCGGCTGCTTCGGCCTGACCGAACCCAACCACGGTTCCGACCCGGGTGCGATGATCACTCGTGCACGTAAGGTCGACGGCGGCTACAGCCTGACCGGCGCGAAGATGTGGATCACCAACAGCCCGATCGCTGATGTGTTTGTGGTCTGGGCCAAAGACGATGCCGGCGACATTCGTGGCTTCGTGTTGGAAAAAGGCTGGAAAGGCCTGAGCGCCCCGGCGATTCACGGCAAGGTTGGTCTGCGTGCGTCGATCACCGGTGAGATCGTCATGGATAATGTGTTCGTACCGGAAGAGAACATCTTCCCTGACGTGCGTGGTTTGAAAGGCCCGTTCACCTGCCTGAACTCTGCACGTTACGGCATCTCCTGGGGCGCACTGGGCGCTGCCGAGTTCTGCTGGCACACCGCTCGCCAATACACGCTGGATCGTCAGCAGTTCGGTCGCCCATTGGCCGCTACTCAGTTGATCCAGAAGAAACTGGCTGACATGCAGACCGAGATCACGTTGGCCCTTCAGGGCTGCCTGCGTCTGGGCCGTATGAAGGACGAAGGTACTGCGGCGGTCGAAATCACCTCGATCATGAAGCGCAACTCGTGCGGCAAGTCGCTGGATATCGCTCGTATGGCGCGCGACATGTTGGGTGGTAACGGTATCTCCGACGAGTTCGGCGTGGCGCGTCACCTGGTTAACCTGGAAGTGGTGAATACCTATGAAGGCACTCACGACGTCCACGCGCTGATCCTTGGGCGTGCGCAAACCGGTCTGCAGGCGTTCTATTAA